A section of the Macaca thibetana thibetana isolate TM-01 chromosome 10, ASM2454274v1, whole genome shotgun sequence genome encodes:
- the WFDC13 gene encoding WAP four-disulfide core domain protein 13 yields the protein MKPVLPLQFLVVFCLALQLVPGSPKERVLKYILEPPPCISAPENCTQLCTMQEDCQKGFQCCSSFCGIVCSSDTLQKRKRYKLKGSEVIMPTN from the exons ATGAAGCCTGTGCTGCCTCTCCAGTTCCTGGTGGTGTTCTGCCTAGCACTGCAGCTGGTGCCTGGGAGTCCCAAGGAGCGTGTTCTGA AGTATATCTTGGAACCTCCACCCTGCATATCAGCGCCTGAAAACTGTACTCAACTGTGTACAATGCAGGAAGATTGCCAGAAAGGATTTCAGTGCTGTTCATCCTTCTGTGGGATAGTCTGTTCATCAGATACACTTCAAAAGCGCAAGAG ATACAAACTCAAGGGCTCAGAAGTCATCATGCCTACCAACTGA
- the WFDC10B gene encoding protein WFDC10B: MASQSLLPVLVLCVLLLQAQGGYYDKMRMQRIKVCEKRPSIDLCIHHCSYFQKCEANNICCSAFCGNVCMSIL, translated from the exons ATGGCATCCCAGTCTCTGCTGCCTGTCCTGGTTCTCTGTGTGCTGCTGCTTCAGGCCCAGGGAGGATACTATGACAAGATGAGGATGCAGA GAATCAAGGTCTGTGAGAAGCGACCCAGCATAGATCTATGCATCCACCACTGTTCATATTTCCAAAAGTGTGAAGCAAATAACATATGCTGTTCAGCCTTCTGTGGGAACGTTTGCATGAGCATCCTGTGA